A stretch of Desulfobacter hydrogenophilus DNA encodes these proteins:
- a CDS encoding TRAP transporter small permease: METIEKISDILNRCAGIVAGTILVFMILLTMGNIVLRRVWVPIRGTYEIMGFAGAVITALAMGFTQQKREHIHVDILVSRFPRGVRKAVFAVNNGLCTLFFLLAAWFVGRRGMTLLETGEVSETLRMVYYPFAFVVAFGCFLLAAMLFIDLLKLFFQKDSK; encoded by the coding sequence ATGGAAACCATTGAGAAAATAAGCGACATCCTTAACCGATGCGCCGGGATCGTTGCCGGGACCATCCTGGTGTTCATGATTCTTTTGACCATGGGCAATATTGTGCTGCGCAGGGTCTGGGTGCCTATCCGGGGCACCTATGAAATTATGGGATTTGCAGGTGCCGTGATCACGGCCCTTGCCATGGGCTTTACCCAGCAGAAAAGAGAGCACATCCATGTGGACATTCTGGTCAGTCGGTTTCCGCGAGGTGTCAGAAAGGCTGTATTTGCCGTGAACAACGGATTATGCACCCTTTTTTTTCTTTTGGCCGCCTGGTTTGTGGGCCGCCGGGGCATGACCCTTCTTGAAACAGGCGAAGTGTCTGAAACCCTGAGAATGGTTTATTATCCCTTTGCCTTTGTGGTCGCATTCGGCTGCTTTCTGCTGGCTGCCATGCTGTTTATTGATCTGCTTAAACTGTTTTTTCAAAAGGATTCCAAATGA
- a CDS encoding aspartate aminotransferase family protein: MTSMRKIHNYNGFSTESDTSIFNLEGKFGAHHYSKINLVVRRAKGCWLTDDKGDKYLDCLAAYSAANPGHHHPVITNALLNALTGNYASVISNVVFTDSLGIFLSECAAFAPQLAPRFGAHGNKVLAKNGGVESVETAIKAIRYYGFNQKGIEDGKQEIVVFNNNFHGRTISVVSFSSSKKYKDGFGPLLPGFVSVPFGDLAAVKKAVTPNTCGILVEPLQGEGGMIIPPKGFLKGLRELADEKDLFLVCDEIQVGLGRTGKRFCFEHEGIVPDGLILGKALSGGLVPLSVFMTNAQVMDMIFSKGSDGSTFGGYPLACVAGAAALKVFQDEKLDEQAAEKGARLKQRIEEIGKRSPYVKAVRGLGLFIGIEVKDGNAMEFCRKLMKQRLVVNDSHGHTIRISPPLVINDEEMDFMVERLERVLVP, translated from the coding sequence ATGACAAGTATGCGGAAAATACATAATTATAACGGATTCTCCACGGAATCCGACACTTCAATTTTTAACCTGGAAGGCAAGTTTGGCGCCCATCACTATAGCAAGATCAACCTGGTGGTCAGACGCGCCAAAGGCTGCTGGCTCACCGACGACAAGGGAGACAAATATCTGGACTGCCTGGCTGCCTACTCGGCTGCCAACCCGGGGCACCATCATCCTGTCATTACCAATGCGCTGCTCAACGCACTCACCGGCAATTATGCTTCGGTGATCTCCAACGTGGTATTCACTGACTCTCTAGGGATCTTTCTTTCCGAATGTGCGGCATTTGCCCCCCAGCTTGCCCCCAGATTTGGTGCGCATGGCAATAAGGTCCTGGCAAAAAACGGTGGTGTGGAGTCCGTTGAAACGGCAATAAAAGCCATACGTTACTATGGGTTTAATCAAAAGGGCATTGAAGACGGCAAGCAGGAAATTGTTGTATTTAACAATAATTTCCACGGTCGTACCATTTCGGTAGTCTCTTTTTCTTCCAGCAAAAAATACAAAGACGGGTTCGGTCCTTTACTACCCGGTTTTGTGTCCGTACCCTTTGGGGATCTGGCAGCGGTTAAAAAAGCGGTGACCCCTAACACCTGCGGCATCCTTGTGGAACCGCTGCAGGGAGAAGGCGGCATGATTATCCCGCCCAAGGGGTTTCTCAAAGGATTGAGAGAACTGGCCGACGAAAAAGATCTGTTTCTGGTTTGTGACGAAATCCAGGTGGGTCTGGGCCGTACGGGCAAGCGGTTCTGCTTTGAGCATGAAGGTATTGTGCCCGATGGCCTGATTCTGGGCAAGGCACTTTCCGGCGGTCTGGTGCCCTTGTCCGTGTTCATGACCAACGCCCAAGTGATGGATATGATTTTCTCCAAGGGATCTGACGGTTCCACATTCGGTGGCTACCCCCTGGCCTGTGTAGCCGGTGCTGCAGCCCTGAAGGTATTCCAGGATGAAAAACTGGATGAACAGGCCGCAGAAAAGGGCGCACGTTTAAAACAACGCATTGAAGAGATTGGCAAACGCTCTCCCTATGTCAAGGCGGTTCGCGGCTTAGGGCTTTTCATCGGCATTGAAGTGAAAGACGGCAATGCCATGGAGTTTTGCCGCAAACTGATGAAGCAAAGGCTTGTTGTCAATGACAGCCACGGTCACACCATTCGTATTTCTCCGCCCCTGGTCATCAATGACGAGGAGATGGATTTCATGGTTGAACGTCTGGAAAGGGTTCTGGTGCCTTAG
- a CDS encoding ATP-binding protein — protein MMSDNKRPYPNRSISPWVIIGISVVLVGVVVTQAAMNYNREKKYMGQILSEKGAALIRSFEAGTITGMMGRMGSEAHLQTLLEETAAQKDISYIVITDQSGIVLAHNQKNKIGAAFTPALSKADVQPSDRPQWRTVKGQESKDYFEVYKTFLPTLRGHGQHGQSKGLRRHMVGRDHMDGSHEGAQVWIRGQSRQRLLDPENRPAIFIGMDIAPFEHARKEDLQNSTISIVLILFLGLGGIVSLFWAQNHARSRRLLLDTRAFASELVTSLPMGIVAVDDAAKVIYVNGTAALFLRKELDQIKGKKAAQVLPPSLLTRLDQVDKGGFVSEQELKLPSHTGKSIPVTVTITKIVGTQNNFIGHVFILNDLSRIRALELEIKQKEKLAAVGILAAGVAHEVRNPLSSIKGYATYFSSLFDPQSDNKKAANIMAEEVDRVNRVISELLEFTRPIQLELKKTRIFELVDKALRLIKYEADPAGIKIINSVEPNLPEVEVDKDRLTQVLLNIFINAIQAMPSGGTLTVNVKAMENRLQFEISDTGGGISPQDQANIFNPYFTTKKRGTGLGLAIAFKIIETHGGTITIESLKNKGTTFVISIPMKQNKPGQNKEELI, from the coding sequence ATGATGTCAGATAACAAAAGACCCTATCCAAACCGCTCCATATCACCCTGGGTGATCATTGGTATCAGTGTTGTCCTTGTGGGGGTGGTGGTCACCCAGGCCGCCATGAACTATAACCGTGAAAAAAAATATATGGGACAGATCCTTTCGGAAAAAGGCGCGGCACTGATTCGATCCTTTGAGGCGGGAACCATCACAGGGATGATGGGGCGGATGGGAAGTGAGGCGCATCTGCAGACTTTATTAGAGGAAACAGCGGCCCAGAAAGACATCTCCTATATCGTCATCACGGATCAATCAGGGATCGTCCTTGCACATAATCAAAAGAATAAAATAGGAGCTGCGTTTACACCTGCCCTTTCCAAAGCGGATGTCCAACCCTCTGATCGCCCCCAATGGCGCACGGTCAAAGGCCAGGAATCAAAAGACTATTTTGAAGTCTATAAAACTTTTTTGCCGACATTAAGAGGCCATGGGCAGCATGGTCAGAGCAAAGGGTTAAGGAGGCATATGGTGGGAAGAGACCACATGGATGGTTCCCATGAGGGTGCCCAGGTTTGGATAAGAGGTCAATCCCGGCAACGCCTTTTAGATCCTGAAAATCGGCCGGCCATATTCATTGGTATGGATATCGCACCATTTGAACACGCCCGGAAGGAAGATCTTCAAAACAGCACCATAAGCATCGTATTGATTTTATTTCTGGGGTTAGGGGGCATTGTCTCCCTGTTCTGGGCCCAGAACCATGCCCGTTCCCGCAGGCTTCTTCTGGACACCCGCGCATTTGCCTCCGAACTGGTCACAAGTCTGCCCATGGGGATTGTGGCGGTGGATGATGCTGCAAAGGTCATCTATGTAAATGGGACCGCCGCCCTCTTTTTGAGAAAAGAGCTTGACCAAATAAAAGGTAAGAAAGCTGCCCAGGTGCTGCCGCCTTCTTTGCTGACACGACTTGACCAGGTGGATAAAGGCGGTTTCGTTTCAGAACAGGAATTGAAACTGCCGTCCCACACGGGCAAATCAATTCCGGTCACCGTAACCATTACAAAAATTGTCGGCACCCAGAACAACTTCATCGGCCATGTTTTCATTCTTAACGATTTAAGCCGAATCAGGGCCCTGGAACTTGAGATTAAACAGAAGGAGAAGCTTGCGGCCGTGGGTATCCTTGCCGCCGGAGTGGCCCATGAAGTCAGAAATCCCTTAAGTTCCATAAAAGGCTATGCCACCTATTTCAGCAGCCTGTTTGATCCACAAAGCGATAATAAAAAAGCGGCCAACATCATGGCGGAAGAGGTTGACCGGGTGAACCGGGTCATCTCGGAACTGCTTGAGTTTACCCGGCCCATTCAACTGGAATTAAAGAAAACCAGGATTTTTGAGCTGGTGGACAAGGCGTTGCGGCTGATAAAATATGAGGCAGATCCGGCAGGCATAAAGATCATCAATTCAGTTGAACCCAACCTGCCTGAAGTAGAGGTGGATAAAGACCGGTTGACCCAGGTGTTGCTCAATATTTTTATAAATGCCATCCAGGCCATGCCGTCCGGGGGCACCTTAACCGTCAACGTTAAGGCCATGGAAAACAGGCTGCAATTTGAAATTTCAGATACGGGTGGCGGCATATCGCCCCAAGACCAGGCCAATATATTTAATCCCTATTTTACAACCAAAAAGCGCGGTACAGGCCTTGGCCTTGCCATTGCCTTTAAAATCATTGAAACCCATGGCGGAACCATCACCATTGAAAGCCTGAAAAACAAGGGCACCACATTTGTGATTTCAATCCCCATGAAACAAAATAAACCGGGTCAGAACAAAGAGGAGCTGATATGA
- a CDS encoding TRAP transporter large permease, giving the protein MSLTLVGILGITILMLLLFVFGMPVGFAMALVGFGGFSYILNLNAGVSMVSQEFWSVFSKYGLTVIPLFVFMGQVAFYSGVNERLYRAAYKWVGHIRGGIAMATIMACAAFAAICGSNTATAATMTTVAFPQMSNFRYKPMLSCGAIACGSTLGVVIPPSVVLIIIGLSTEQSIARLFYGGIGAGLLLCLLMLLTVYVVCRLNPEWGPAGPKSGFSERIRSLSGAIEMLILFLLIMTGLYAGYFTPSEAGGAGAFFAVVISLVQRTLSWENFKKAVMDTLRVSCMVIMLIAGAMILGKFLTITRIPFNMASWVAGLNVPDPIILAIIFGMYALGGAIMDALALLLITIPIFFPVASQMGCDPIWFAVLITVVTTLGAVTPPVGATTYVVAGMAKGSTLNQVFKGVTFFLPAYLICIVLLMVCPWIITFLPGLM; this is encoded by the coding sequence ATGAGCCTGACCCTGGTGGGTATCCTCGGGATTACCATCCTGATGCTGCTGCTGTTCGTGTTCGGCATGCCCGTAGGTTTTGCCATGGCCCTGGTGGGTTTTGGCGGTTTTTCCTATATTCTTAACCTCAATGCCGGTGTAAGCATGGTCAGCCAGGAGTTCTGGTCGGTATTTTCCAAGTACGGGCTCACCGTGATCCCTTTGTTTGTGTTCATGGGACAGGTCGCCTTTTATTCCGGGGTCAACGAACGCCTTTACAGGGCGGCGTACAAGTGGGTCGGCCATATCCGGGGCGGCATTGCCATGGCCACCATCATGGCCTGTGCCGCCTTTGCCGCCATCTGCGGGTCCAATACCGCCACGGCGGCCACCATGACCACGGTGGCATTTCCCCAGATGTCCAATTTCAGGTATAAGCCCATGCTCTCCTGCGGGGCCATTGCCTGCGGCTCCACCCTGGGGGTTGTCATCCCCCCGTCCGTGGTGCTCATCATCATCGGCCTTTCCACGGAACAGTCCATTGCACGTCTTTTTTACGGCGGTATCGGTGCCGGTCTTCTTTTATGCCTGCTGATGCTGCTCACGGTGTATGTGGTTTGCCGTCTGAATCCCGAATGGGGTCCGGCCGGTCCAAAGTCGGGTTTTAGCGAACGCATCCGATCTCTTTCCGGTGCCATTGAGATGCTGATTCTGTTTCTTTTAATCATGACCGGGCTGTATGCCGGATACTTCACCCCGTCCGAAGCCGGCGGGGCAGGGGCCTTTTTCGCCGTGGTCATCAGCCTGGTTCAGCGGACGCTCTCCTGGGAAAATTTCAAAAAGGCCGTCATGGATACCCTGCGGGTCTCCTGCATGGTCATTATGCTCATCGCAGGGGCCATGATTCTGGGTAAATTTTTAACCATCACCCGCATCCCGTTTAACATGGCATCGTGGGTGGCGGGCTTGAACGTTCCCGACCCGATAATTTTGGCCATAATTTTTGGCATGTATGCCCTGGGCGGCGCCATCATGGATGCCCTGGCCCTTTTGCTCATCACCATCCCCATTTTTTTTCCCGTGGCCTCCCAGATGGGATGCGACCCCATCTGGTTTGCCGTGCTCATCACTGTGGTGACAACCCTTGGCGCGGTAACGCCCCCTGTGGGTGCCACGACCTATGTGGTGGCGGGCATGGCCAAGGGCAGCACCTTAAATCAGGTGTTTAAAGGGGTGACCTTTTTTCTGCCGGCCTATCTGATCTGCATTGTATTGCTGATGGTGTGCCCCTGGATTATTACCTTTCTGCCGGGACTGATGTAG
- a CDS encoding Spy/CpxP family protein refolding chaperone: MKKTITAVTTIFIVGFFSVSAYAWGCGYGSGTGMRGHGKGLNNQSAVNPAVHQKDLNACFKDTQAHRASLFANRAKLNALMAGTNPDPKKARALSKNISKTRSELRAKAKAVQCFRSHGRPGW; this comes from the coding sequence ATGAAAAAAACAATCACAGCAGTCACAACAATTTTTATCGTGGGATTTTTTTCAGTCAGTGCCTATGCCTGGGGATGCGGTTACGGATCCGGCACAGGTATGCGCGGACATGGAAAAGGACTTAATAATCAGTCCGCAGTTAACCCCGCAGTTCATCAGAAAGACTTGAACGCCTGTTTCAAAGACACCCAGGCACATCGGGCATCACTTTTTGCCAACCGGGCTAAGCTGAATGCATTGATGGCAGGAACTAACCCTGATCCGAAAAAAGCCCGGGCCCTGTCTAAAAACATCAGCAAAACCCGGAGTGAGCTGAGGGCCAAGGCAAAAGCAGTACAATGTTTCAGGTCCCATGGGCGGCCGGGGTGGTAG